From a single Nostoc edaphicum CCNP1411 genomic region:
- a CDS encoding peptidoglycan-binding domain-containing protein yields the protein MSEIGLMMTGVLTIRQASGANLPQQQLFQMENDVNQSKQSQLEMTAQVTPPEFMQTDEVSQTSPSAIALTKEHILKKIGKNNQFLASSNLGQPKKYAQAGGRIRVKATGRFQKFSSQPMPTLYFGSSGVAVRVLQRLLVSNGYTVRVDGIYGALTETAVKAFQNQRNLSTDGVVGQRTWRALTI from the coding sequence ATGAGTGAAATTGGCCTGATGATGACGGGCGTATTAACAATAAGACAAGCATCTGGGGCCAATTTGCCACAGCAGCAATTATTTCAGATGGAAAATGACGTAAACCAGTCAAAACAGAGTCAGTTAGAGATGACTGCTCAAGTCACACCACCTGAATTCATGCAGACAGATGAGGTTTCCCAGACTTCTCCCTCAGCGATCGCACTAACAAAAGAACACATACTTAAGAAAATCGGCAAAAATAATCAGTTTCTAGCTTCTTCTAACTTAGGTCAGCCTAAGAAATATGCTCAGGCTGGAGGTAGAATTCGTGTAAAGGCTACAGGACGGTTCCAGAAGTTTAGTAGCCAACCTATGCCGACTCTTTATTTCGGTAGCTCTGGTGTTGCTGTTAGAGTCTTACAACGGCTGTTAGTGTCTAATGGTTATACCGTCAGAGTGGATGGGATTTATGGCGCACTGACAGAGACTGCTGTCAAAGCCTTTCAAAATCAGCGGAATTTATCAACAGATGGAGTAGTTGGTCAACGAACCTGGCGGGCATTAACAATTTAG
- a CDS encoding sucrose synthase, which yields MSELLQAVLDSEERSDLRSFISELRQQDKKYLLRNDILNVYSEYCSKSQKPESFYTSSELGKLIYYTQEIIQEDSNFCFIIRSKIASQEVYWLTSDLSIEPMTVQDLLDLRDRLVDKSHPNDGGLLELDFGPFYDYTPVIRDPKNIGKGVQFLNRYLSSKIFQDSKQLLDSLLNFLRLHQYNGVQLLINDRIQSQQQLSEQVKKAIGFVNNRPEEEPYEQFRFQLQSMGFEPGWGNTAGRVRETLNILDELIDSADPQTLEAFISRIPMIFRIVLVSAHGWFGQEGVLGRPDTGGQVVYVLDQAKSLEKQLQEDVLLAGLEGLNVEPKVIILTRLIPNSDGTLCNQRLEKVYGTENAWILRVPLREFNPNMTQNWISRFEFWPYLETFAIDSERELRAEFHGTPDLIVGNYTDGNLVAFLLARRLKVTQCNVAHALEKSKYLFSNLYWQELEDKYHFSLQFTADLIAMNAANFVISSTYQEIVGTPDSVGQYESYKCFTMPELYHVTNGIELFSPKFNVVPPGVNENNYFPYTQTKDRVESDRQRLAEILFTLEDPTQIFGKLDDPNKRPLFSMARLDHIKNLTGLAECFGQSKELQEHCNLILVAGKLRVEESGDNEERDEIIKLYQIIDQYNLHGKIRWLGVRLTKNDSGEIYRVIADHQGVFVQPALFEAFGLTILEAMVSGLPTFATQFGGPLEIIQDKVNGFYINPTNLEETATKIVDFITKCEQNPNYWNEISLRGIDRVYSTYTWKIHTTKLLSLARIYGFWNFTSKENREDLLRYIEALFYLIYKPRAQQLLEQHQYR from the coding sequence ATGTCTGAATTGCTTCAAGCAGTCTTAGATAGTGAAGAAAGAAGTGATTTACGTTCCTTTATTAGTGAATTACGCCAACAAGATAAAAAATACTTGCTGCGGAACGACATACTCAATGTGTATAGTGAGTATTGTTCTAAGTCCCAGAAGCCTGAATCTTTTTATACTTCCTCGGAGTTAGGCAAACTTATTTACTATACTCAGGAAATAATTCAGGAGGACTCAAACTTCTGTTTCATTATCCGTTCTAAGATTGCCAGCCAAGAAGTTTATTGGTTGACATCAGACTTGAGCATTGAGCCGATGACGGTGCAGGATTTGCTGGATTTGCGCGATCGCTTGGTGGACAAATCTCATCCTAACGACGGCGGCTTGCTAGAATTGGATTTCGGCCCGTTTTATGACTACACCCCAGTCATCCGCGACCCCAAAAATATTGGTAAGGGAGTACAATTTCTCAACCGCTATCTATCCAGCAAAATATTTCAAGACTCCAAACAATTGCTGGACAGCTTATTGAATTTCTTGCGGCTGCACCAATACAACGGTGTGCAACTGCTAATCAACGATCGCATTCAATCACAACAGCAACTTTCCGAGCAAGTAAAAAAAGCTATCGGTTTTGTTAATAATCGCCCCGAAGAAGAACCCTACGAACAATTCCGATTCCAATTGCAGTCAATGGGTTTTGAGCCAGGTTGGGGTAATACCGCAGGGCGAGTGCGGGAAACCCTAAATATTCTCGATGAATTGATTGATTCTGCCGATCCTCAAACCCTAGAAGCTTTCATTTCTCGCATCCCGATGATTTTTAGAATCGTCTTGGTGTCAGCTCACGGTTGGTTTGGGCAAGAGGGCGTTTTGGGGCGTCCCGATACCGGCGGTCAGGTGGTTTACGTCCTTGACCAAGCAAAGAGTCTAGAGAAGCAGCTACAAGAAGATGTCTTGCTAGCTGGCTTAGAGGGATTGAATGTTGAGCCAAAGGTGATTATTCTCACCCGCTTAATTCCCAACAGTGATGGTACTTTGTGCAATCAACGACTGGAAAAAGTTTATGGTACCGAAAACGCTTGGATTTTGCGAGTACCTTTACGGGAATTTAATCCCAACATGACTCAAAACTGGATTTCTCGGTTTGAGTTTTGGCCTTATCTAGAAACTTTCGCCATTGACTCAGAAAGAGAACTACGCGCAGAATTTCACGGCACACCTGACTTAATAGTTGGAAACTATACTGATGGAAATTTAGTGGCATTCTTGCTGGCGCGACGATTGAAAGTTACCCAATGTAATGTTGCCCATGCTTTGGAAAAATCTAAATACTTGTTCAGTAACCTCTACTGGCAAGAATTAGAGGACAAATATCATTTTTCTTTGCAATTCACAGCTGACTTGATTGCGATGAATGCTGCCAATTTTGTGATCAGCAGCACCTACCAAGAAATTGTCGGAACACCGGATAGTGTGGGACAGTACGAGTCTTATAAGTGTTTCACTATGCCGGAGTTGTATCATGTGACCAATGGCATTGAATTATTTAGTCCCAAATTTAATGTCGTGCCGCCTGGAGTAAACGAAAATAATTACTTCCCCTACACCCAGACTAAAGACCGGGTGGAGAGCGATCGCCAACGCCTAGCAGAAATACTCTTTACTCTGGAAGATCCCACGCAAATATTTGGCAAACTCGACGATCCTAACAAGCGCCCTCTCTTCTCAATGGCGCGTCTTGACCACATCAAAAACCTCACGGGTTTAGCTGAATGCTTTGGTCAAAGTAAAGAATTACAGGAGCATTGCAACTTAATTTTGGTGGCGGGTAAATTGCGCGTCGAAGAATCAGGCGACAACGAAGAACGTGACGAAATTATCAAACTCTACCAAATAATTGATCAGTACAATCTCCACGGAAAGATTCGTTGGCTGGGTGTGCGCCTGACTAAAAATGATTCTGGTGAAATTTACCGAGTGATTGCCGATCATCAGGGAGTTTTTGTCCAACCAGCTTTATTTGAAGCTTTTGGTTTGACAATTTTAGAGGCGATGGTTTCAGGCTTACCTACTTTTGCTACACAATTTGGCGGCCCATTGGAGATTATTCAAGATAAGGTTAATGGTTTCTACATTAACCCAACGAATTTAGAAGAAACAGCCACAAAAATAGTGGATTTTATCACTAAATGCGAACAAAATCCTAACTATTGGAATGAAATTTCTTTGCGAGGAATTGACCGGGTTTACAGCACTTATACCTGGAAAATTCACACTACCAAGCTGTTATCATTAGCACGGATTTACGGCTTCTGGAACTTTACATCGAAGGAAAATCGGGAAGATTTATTGCGGTACATTGAGGCTTTGTTCTATTTAATTTACAAGCCAAGAGCGCAACAGCTATTAGAGCAGCATCAGTATCGATAG
- a CDS encoding acetyltransferase, whose protein sequence is MFKPRTIFSALNAIILAFAISTLICIQPAFAVGGTCNPTVGNLPICPSTAPSESASFVDPTATIINPTNITLGEKVYVAPFAQLDATNAPISIAADSNAQDQVKITASGTGVQIGERVIMAHMAIVKGAAKIGTQGSTGPFTDAVTNTQFSNTVPETFLAFNCEIDGATIERNTVVNFLARVGPGVTLPAGKVVLPGKNVTTNLQATSGILGKVANLTQADVALMEGIIEVNEAFANGYTDLARADLTNVTGINYAPVTFFNSGGLPQIGGTPTRNPNYRNRIIGNLTFQDSLATLNHNLANRISLRADEGEPFNVGSIAGMANDVVFHALETTSLTLGNGVGYGPRALVHGGRQIVNGVANGPETSIGDAVGLGPNSVIFRASIGNRSAIGRRSAVFNSTVAPRTHIRSQTIYADNGNLILPVEW, encoded by the coding sequence ATGTTCAAACCTCGCACAATTTTTAGTGCCTTAAATGCAATTATCCTAGCATTTGCCATCAGCACACTGATATGTATACAACCCGCATTTGCTGTTGGCGGAACTTGTAATCCAACTGTGGGAAACCTACCTATATGCCCAAGTACCGCACCTTCCGAATCAGCTAGTTTTGTTGACCCAACAGCAACAATCATCAATCCCACAAATATTACCTTGGGCGAAAAAGTTTACGTTGCTCCATTTGCCCAGTTAGATGCTACTAATGCTCCTATTAGTATTGCAGCAGATTCTAATGCTCAAGACCAAGTGAAAATCACAGCTTCAGGAACGGGAGTGCAGATTGGCGAGCGTGTCATTATGGCACACATGGCCATTGTCAAAGGTGCAGCTAAAATTGGTACTCAAGGTTCCACAGGGCCTTTTACCGACGCAGTTACCAATACTCAGTTTAGCAACACTGTTCCAGAGACTTTTCTCGCTTTCAACTGTGAAATAGATGGTGCAACTATAGAAAGAAACACAGTAGTAAACTTTCTGGCGCGAGTTGGCCCTGGTGTCACCTTACCTGCTGGTAAAGTTGTCTTGCCTGGTAAAAACGTTACAACAAACCTACAAGCTACTAGCGGCATCTTAGGGAAGGTGGCAAACTTGACACAAGCCGACGTTGCATTAATGGAAGGCATCATTGAAGTTAATGAAGCATTTGCCAATGGATATACAGACTTAGCCAGAGCAGACTTGACCAACGTAACAGGAATTAATTATGCTCCCGTCACCTTCTTTAACTCTGGAGGTCTGCCGCAGATAGGTGGAACTCCAACTCGTAATCCTAACTATCGTAACCGAATTATCGGTAATCTTACTTTCCAAGATTCTTTAGCAACACTCAACCACAATCTAGCTAATAGAATTTCGCTACGTGCTGATGAAGGTGAACCTTTTAATGTTGGGTCAATTGCTGGGATGGCAAACGATGTTGTCTTTCACGCTTTAGAGACTACTAGTTTGACTCTTGGTAATGGAGTTGGTTATGGGCCTCGCGCTCTAGTTCATGGCGGTAGGCAGATTGTCAATGGTGTTGCTAATGGCCCCGAAACTAGCATAGGTGATGCCGTAGGGTTAGGGCCGAACTCTGTTATATTCCGCGCCAGCATTGGTAACAGATCAGCAATTGGGCGAAGAAGCGCAGTATTCAACTCTACAGTAGCTCCCAGAACGCATATCCGTTCTCAAACAATCTATGCAGACAACGGCAACCTGATTTTACCTGTGGAGTGGTAA
- a CDS encoding DUF4359 domain-containing protein: MKPLTIIAYTGAAAGLAALGVTMAKTNPSQVEYEKYAVQRLSEYLKTDVCKNTTNIIENLIRFNCDKLVDSANPQIQEIIARTTERQNYMIFSVYRTDLKISSWIPSYKFETVGAFDQFYTYTAEEQ, encoded by the coding sequence ATGAAACCATTGACCATCATTGCATATACTGGAGCAGCAGCAGGACTCGCCGCCTTGGGTGTGACAATGGCGAAGACCAATCCCAGTCAGGTTGAATATGAAAAATATGCAGTACAAAGGTTGTCAGAATATTTAAAAACCGATGTATGCAAAAATACTACGAATATTATAGAAAATTTAATCCGTTTTAATTGTGATAAGTTGGTTGACTCGGCTAACCCGCAAATCCAAGAAATTATTGCCAGGACTACAGAAAGACAAAATTACATGATTTTTAGCGTTTACCGTACAGATTTAAAAATAAGTTCTTGGATACCTTCTTATAAATTTGAAACAGTGGGAGCTTTTGATCAATTTTATACTTACACTGCTGAAGAACAATAA
- a CDS encoding sirohydrochlorin chelatase, producing MSSAYLLVSHGSRDRRPEIAMQQLAGLVCNQLPENLNSLNSEHLVGVAALEMSPQPLHEQIQQFAKSAFGDDRKLPQNDQRLKIVPLFLLPGVHVMTDIPAEVALAQQAIGEDIIIELQPYLGSHPNLEKLLAKQIAATKAEAWILLAHGSRRAGSQETVEAMAASLGVVAAYWAGPPSLESRVKELVAAGYREIAILPYFLFAGGITDAIAASIEELKLQFSAVNFQLAQPLGASAELAELIWDLTDK from the coding sequence ATGTCATCTGCCTATCTCTTAGTATCTCACGGAAGCCGCGATCGCCGCCCAGAAATTGCTATGCAGCAACTAGCAGGGCTGGTATGTAATCAATTGCCAGAAAATCTCAACTCATTAAATAGCGAACATCTGGTTGGTGTAGCTGCTTTAGAAATGAGTCCTCAGCCTTTACACGAGCAGATTCAACAATTTGCTAAGAGCGCTTTTGGCGATGATCGCAAACTACCTCAAAACGATCAGCGCCTAAAAATTGTACCGCTATTTCTGCTGCCGGGAGTGCATGTGATGACAGATATTCCCGCCGAAGTAGCCCTAGCACAACAGGCTATTGGTGAAGATATCATCATTGAGTTGCAACCATATTTAGGCTCTCACCCCAATTTAGAGAAATTACTGGCAAAGCAAATAGCTGCGACAAAAGCAGAAGCATGGATTCTCTTAGCTCATGGTAGCCGTCGCGCAGGTTCTCAAGAAACTGTGGAAGCAATGGCGGCGAGTTTGGGAGTAGTGGCTGCTTATTGGGCTGGGCCTCCTAGTTTAGAATCACGGGTGAAAGAGTTAGTAGCTGCTGGTTATAGAGAAATTGCAATTTTGCCATACTTTTTATTCGCTGGTGGAATAACTGATGCGATCGCGGCCTCAATAGAGGAGCTAAAATTACAATTTTCTGCGGTGAATTTCCAATTGGCGCAGCCCTTGGGAGCAAGTGCAGAATTAGCCGAGCTAATTTGGGATTTAACAGATAAATGA
- the cobA gene encoding uroporphyrinogen-III C-methyltransferase, which translates to MNRTEKQENNYLGKVYLVGAGPGDPGLITLKAKGLLECADVVIYDALVSPAILAMINPQAEQINAGKRRGKHSLFQEETTQLLIEKAQDHAIVVRLKGGDPFIFGRGGEEMAELVKAGISTEVVPGITSGIAAAAYAGIPLTHRLYSSSVIFVTGHEAAGKYRPIVNWSAIAHGSETIVIYMGIHNLPYIVEQLSLAGLNLETPIALVRWGTRPEQEELIGTLETIVEQVEQTGFGAPAIAVIGQVVNMHSILSGCRPV; encoded by the coding sequence ATGAACCGCACAGAGAAACAGGAGAACAATTATTTGGGAAAGGTTTATTTAGTAGGTGCGGGGCCAGGTGATCCAGGTTTAATTACCCTGAAGGCCAAAGGTTTGTTGGAATGTGCAGATGTCGTTATCTATGATGCCTTAGTGAGTCCGGCAATTCTGGCAATGATTAATCCCCAAGCCGAGCAAATTAATGCTGGTAAGCGGAGGGGAAAACATTCGCTGTTCCAGGAAGAAACAACTCAATTGCTGATTGAGAAAGCGCAGGATCATGCAATTGTAGTACGGCTAAAAGGTGGCGATCCGTTTATTTTTGGTCGCGGTGGTGAAGAGATGGCAGAATTAGTCAAAGCTGGAATATCAACGGAAGTAGTGCCCGGTATCACATCGGGAATTGCAGCAGCAGCTTATGCAGGTATACCTTTGACGCATAGACTGTATAGTTCGTCAGTGATATTTGTAACTGGTCATGAAGCAGCAGGTAAGTATAGACCGATAGTGAATTGGAGTGCGATCGCTCACGGTTCCGAAACCATTGTAATTTATATGGGAATTCACAATCTGCCTTATATTGTCGAACAATTAAGTTTAGCTGGGTTGAATTTAGAAACGCCCATTGCTTTGGTGCGCTGGGGTACGCGCCCCGAACAAGAAGAATTGATTGGTACTTTGGAGACAATTGTAGAGCAGGTAGAGCAAACTGGATTTGGTGCGCCTGCGATCGCAGTTATTGGACAAGTAGTGAATATGCACAGTATTTTGTCTGGTTGTCGTCCAGTTTGA
- a CDS encoding DUF1636 domain-containing protein, with translation MTTTVNISPTNPLGVANHTLFVCKTCASVWQNGKRLGESGGEKLLHQLQQLAQDWDLRDEFPIQEVECMSACNRSCVVAFAAKGKLTYLFGDLAVDGSASAVLQCASQYYAKADGLLPWSERPEALKKGILAKIPPLSKQNSV, from the coding sequence ATGACTACGACTGTAAATATTTCCCCAACCAATCCTTTGGGTGTTGCTAATCATACTTTATTTGTTTGTAAAACCTGTGCCAGTGTTTGGCAAAATGGAAAACGCTTAGGCGAAAGTGGTGGTGAAAAACTTTTACACCAACTTCAGCAGCTTGCCCAAGATTGGGACTTACGAGATGAATTTCCGATTCAGGAAGTTGAATGCATGAGTGCTTGTAATCGTTCTTGTGTAGTCGCCTTTGCTGCCAAAGGGAAATTAACATATTTATTTGGTGACTTAGCAGTTGATGGTAGTGCTTCTGCGGTGCTGCAATGTGCTAGTCAATACTATGCTAAAGCAGACGGTTTACTGCCTTGGTCAGAGCGTCCAGAAGCACTAAAAAAAGGTATTTTGGCAAAAATTCCCCCTTTATCAAAACAGAATTCAGTATGA
- a CDS encoding cobalt-precorrin-6A reductase encodes MRVLILGGTGDAAELAAKVATIQGLEAITSLAGRTREPSIPLGDLRVGGFGGVAGLASYLRIMQIDLLIDATHPFATQISFNAADAATEVGVPRLMLIRPPWEKESGDRWIEVDRVEAAATALQNQAQRVFLTVGRQELAAFAYLEKIWFLMRMIDPPGDEALVPPGMVLCDRGPFTLNNERQILINNKIDTIVSKNSGGDATKAKIIAARELGVKVVMVNRPPIPPGEQVSNVDAALTWLFDRC; translated from the coding sequence ATGCGCGTTTTGATTCTAGGTGGGACGGGAGATGCGGCAGAACTAGCTGCCAAGGTTGCGACTATCCAAGGGTTAGAAGCAATCACATCTCTAGCTGGCCGCACCCGTGAACCGTCAATACCGTTGGGGGATTTACGGGTTGGAGGTTTCGGTGGGGTGGCGGGGTTGGCTAGCTATCTGCGAATCATGCAAATCGACTTATTAATTGATGCAACCCATCCCTTTGCGACTCAGATTTCCTTTAATGCAGCAGATGCCGCAACGGAAGTTGGAGTCCCCCGTCTGATGTTAATTCGTCCGCCTTGGGAAAAAGAAAGTGGCGATCGCTGGATTGAAGTTGATCGCGTTGAAGCCGCAGCAACAGCACTGCAAAACCAGGCACAGCGGGTATTTTTGACAGTGGGTAGGCAAGAACTCGCTGCCTTTGCTTATCTAGAGAAAATTTGGTTTCTAATGCGGATGATTGACCCTCCTGGCGATGAAGCTTTAGTACCACCGGGAATGGTATTGTGCGATCGCGGGCCATTTACTCTCAATAATGAAAGACAAATCCTGATTAATAACAAGATTGATACCATCGTGAGCAAAAATAGCGGTGGCGATGCAACAAAGGCCAAGATTATTGCAGCGCGAGAACTGGGTGTAAAGGTTGTTATGGTAAATCGTCCACCTATCCCGCCAGGAGAACAGGTTAGTAATGTTGATGCTGCTTTAACGTGGTTATTTGATCGCTGCTAA
- a CDS encoding PEP-CTERM sorting domain-containing protein produces MKNLALYAIVLATTFGLVFGTMPAASALSWNWSYSGTGIAANGTFTTNDTPNNLGFYLITGITGTRNGEIITGLQAPGTPMPGNEPFDVDDLISLNTQQLTGKGFAYSTSEGSYSSPFFASFLSKPGYLEMFSAPTKPGLKNLGLEDSELPISFSATIITIP; encoded by the coding sequence ATGAAAAATCTAGCTCTATATGCCATAGTCCTCGCCACCACTTTTGGATTAGTTTTCGGGACAATGCCAGCCGCCTCTGCTTTAAGTTGGAACTGGAGTTATTCTGGTACTGGCATAGCGGCAAACGGTACTTTCACCACTAATGACACCCCTAACAATTTAGGTTTTTACCTGATTACTGGAATTACTGGTACACGAAATGGTGAAATAATTACTGGTTTGCAAGCGCCTGGGACTCCAATGCCAGGAAACGAACCTTTTGATGTTGATGATTTAATTAGTCTTAATACTCAGCAGTTAACGGGTAAGGGTTTTGCATATTCCACTTCGGAAGGAAGTTATTCTAGTCCATTTTTCGCTAGTTTTTTGTCCAAACCAGGTTATCTAGAGATGTTTTCTGCGCCAACTAAACCAGGTTTGAAAAATTTAGGATTAGAAGATAGTGAATTACCCATTAGTTTTTCTGCGACCATAATCACCATCCCTTAA
- a CDS encoding inositol monophosphatase family protein: MSTKPTTRLILETLLPHLKVAAAYANFLQPKIAALPAKEQAKNFFAAALTDADVAIQNLVEVVLLGTFPDIRFYGEEYESSNNTKYFRAIELGSEGDYLVTLDPIDGTKFYMDGHSNYQIILSILNSDDFEAVIAISPAQNIYFYALRGEGAFKGTLEMNLEACAPLHITSAKPSILLGWGMNAIAHLLKDRYKVIDIATDYSSDIQIPNLNGILSGDLSGAVIKSGKFLDSAALAFIAKEAGWIVTTLDGSPLPPLHTCKNYSLPGLIVAASKSVHQDLLSAMQSLAASEC; the protein is encoded by the coding sequence ATGTCCACAAAACCAACTACTCGATTAATTTTGGAGACTTTACTCCCCCATCTCAAAGTAGCAGCAGCCTATGCCAATTTTCTTCAACCAAAAATTGCTGCACTTCCCGCCAAAGAACAAGCAAAAAACTTTTTTGCTGCTGCACTTACTGATGCGGATGTGGCTATTCAAAACCTGGTAGAAGTAGTATTGCTGGGCACTTTCCCAGATATTCGCTTTTATGGCGAAGAATATGAAAGTTCTAACAACACCAAATATTTTCGCGCTATCGAACTCGGTTCAGAAGGTGATTACTTAGTCACGCTTGACCCGATTGATGGCACGAAGTTTTATATGGATGGACATTCTAATTATCAAATTATTCTCAGTATTTTAAATTCGGATGACTTTGAAGCAGTAATTGCCATTTCTCCTGCCCAAAACATTTATTTTTACGCCCTTCGAGGCGAAGGTGCTTTTAAAGGGACGCTGGAGATGAACTTAGAAGCCTGTGCCCCGTTACATATAACATCCGCCAAACCTTCTATTTTGTTGGGATGGGGAATGAATGCGATCGCACATTTACTAAAAGATCGATATAAAGTAATCGATATAGCGACTGATTACTCTAGTGATATTCAAATTCCTAATCTCAATGGTATTCTCAGCGGTGATTTAAGTGGAGCAGTTATTAAATCGGGTAAATTTCTTGATAGTGCTGCACTCGCTTTTATTGCGAAAGAGGCTGGCTGGATTGTAACTACTCTGGACGGTTCGCCTTTACCGCCACTGCATACTTGTAAAAACTATAGCCTACCTGGATTGATAGTAGCTGCTTCAAAATCTGTTCATCAAGACTTACTGTCAGCGATGCAAAGCCTAGCGGCTAGTGAGTGCTGA
- a CDS encoding 2-dehydropantoate 2-reductase, translating to MKICIVGAGAIGGYLGAKLALAGETVTVIARGSHLEAIQKKGLKLVMADGSSQIATPSLATSDIQSAGPQDVVILTVKAHSVPAIAPFLPALYNSHTMVVTAQNGVPWWYFRQYGGEYEGTRIQSVDPDGIIEASIGADRAIGCVVYPATEIIEPGVIKHIEGDRFTLGEIDGTKTERIQLLAQTLKQAGFKAPIRNQIRTEIWIKLWGNVAFNPISALTGATLEDICRYPLTRELARQMMIETQAIAENLGIKFGITLEQRINGAENVGAHKTSMLQDIEVGRPTEIDAIVGAVAELGKLTQIPTPYIDAIYASVKLLEATKVRI from the coding sequence ATGAAAATCTGTATTGTTGGCGCGGGCGCGATTGGTGGATATTTAGGGGCAAAACTGGCACTGGCAGGTGAAACAGTGACCGTGATTGCGCGTGGTTCTCATTTAGAGGCAATTCAAAAAAAAGGACTAAAGTTGGTCATGGCAGATGGTTCCAGCCAAATTGCTACTCCATCTTTGGCCACTAGTGATATCCAGTCAGCAGGGCCACAAGATGTAGTAATTTTAACTGTCAAGGCTCACAGTGTTCCTGCGATCGCACCTTTTCTTCCTGCACTCTACAATTCTCACACGATGGTGGTAACAGCCCAAAATGGCGTTCCTTGGTGGTACTTTCGTCAATATGGCGGTGAGTATGAAGGTACGCGGATTCAATCTGTTGACCCAGATGGGATTATTGAAGCTAGTATAGGTGCTGACCGCGCCATCGGTTGTGTGGTTTACCCGGCAACTGAGATAATTGAACCAGGTGTAATTAAGCATATTGAAGGCGATCGCTTTACTCTCGGTGAAATTGACGGCACTAAAACCGAACGCATTCAATTATTGGCACAGACTTTAAAACAGGCAGGATTCAAAGCACCAATCCGTAATCAAATTCGCACGGAAATTTGGATCAAATTGTGGGGTAATGTGGCATTTAATCCCATTAGTGCCCTGACTGGTGCTACTTTAGAGGATATTTGTCGCTATCCCCTCACTCGTGAACTAGCGCGACAGATGATGATTGAAACTCAAGCGATCGCAGAAAATTTGGGTATAAAGTTTGGTATTACTTTGGAACAGCGAATTAATGGGGCAGAAAATGTTGGTGCCCACAAAACCTCAATGCTACAAGATATTGAAGTCGGACGCCCCACTGAGATAGACGCTATTGTTGGCGCGGTGGCAGAATTGGGAAAACTCACTCAAATCCCCACACCTTATATTGATGCTATTTATGCCAGTGTCAAGCTGTTGGAGGCGACCAAAGTGAGAATTTGA
- a CDS encoding class I SAM-dependent methyltransferase — translation MKIDFGATATDYAKHRAGFPSSLFNKLSEYGIGLPGQNIVDLGTGTGTLARGFSDRGAYVIGIDPSVSLLEQAIQLTESVQLKVDYRVATAENTELPDASADVVTAGQCWHWFDRPRAVQEITRILKGNGSIAIAHFDWIPLKGNVVEATEQLIKAHNPAWNLGGGNGLYPLWLQDIGEGGFREIRTFSYDVFVPYTHEAWRGRIRASAGVGASLTPEKVEVFDQELAKLLEARYPTPILEVHHRVWAAIAKSPQPNS, via the coding sequence ATGAAAATTGATTTTGGTGCAACTGCTACTGATTATGCAAAACACCGCGCTGGCTTCCCCAGTTCATTATTCAACAAACTGTCTGAATATGGTATAGGTTTACCAGGGCAGAATATTGTTGACCTCGGTACAGGAACAGGAACACTAGCGCGGGGTTTTTCTGATAGGGGTGCTTATGTAATTGGTATAGACCCATCAGTGTCACTTTTAGAACAAGCCATACAGTTAACTGAATCTGTCCAACTCAAAGTAGATTATCGAGTTGCAACTGCCGAGAATACCGAATTACCAGATGCAAGTGCAGATGTGGTGACAGCTGGACAGTGTTGGCATTGGTTTGATCGTCCGCGTGCCGTCCAAGAAATTACTCGGATCTTGAAAGGAAATGGCTCGATCGCGATCGCTCATTTTGATTGGATACCCTTAAAAGGTAATGTAGTTGAAGCCACAGAACAACTGATCAAAGCTCACAATCCAGCATGGAATTTGGGCGGCGGTAATGGATTGTATCCCCTGTGGTTACAAGATATTGGCGAAGGAGGATTTAGAGAAATCCGCACATTTTCTTACGATGTATTTGTACCTTATACACATGAGGCTTGGCGGGGGCGAATTCGTGCTAGTGCCGGTGTGGGAGCCAGTTTGACACCAGAAAAGGTAGAAGTATTTGACCAGGAATTGGCAAAATTACTCGAAGCAAGATATCCCACACCAATTCTTGAAGTTCATCATAGAGTTTGGGCTGCGATCGCCAAATCACCGCAACCTAATTCGTAA